CACAGGAAGCTCGCAAATGGGCCGACGCCGCCGGTATCCAACTTGAAACGGGATTAATGATGCTCGATCGCGCACTACGACCGACGGGGCCATAATGAAACCGTCCTATCTGACACGCAACGAACTCGCGAACCTCGTCGGTTGCCAGCCACGGAGCCTCGCATGCATGAAGCGATGGCTCGAACGAAACCATTGGCCGCACGCCATCAATATCGCTGGTGTGCCGCAAGTGGTTCGCGAGTACTATGAAAAGCGGATGGCAGGCGCCATACCTGCGGCGCAGGCCTCCACGGAACAAGAACCAAACTTCGCGGCACTCGATCTATGATCGGACGACGGAAATCACCGGACGGCCTCCCGTTCCGGCTCTACGCACGCTATGGCAAGCACAAGGTCAGCTTTGCCTACAAGCTCCCGAACGGAAAATGGGCGTTCCGATTGACGGCGCCCGTCCATAACAAGGAAGCCGTGGCCGACATTCGCAAGGAAGCGATCGAGCGCGCCGAGGCGCTGAATGGCAACGCCGTCGAGCCGGGCACGACTGAGGATCTCGTGAAGAAGTACTTCACGTGGCAGGACGCAATGCCGGTAACTGACGAGCGCCGCAAGGCACAAAGCACCCTCGATGAAAATCAAAACGAGGCGAAGAATCTAAACAAGGTGTTCGGGAAGATGGCGCCGCAGTCCATCAAGCCGGCGCACGTTTACGGCTACCTAGACAAACGCGCTCAGAATGGCGCGCCCGCGAAGGCAAACAAGGAAATCGCCCTGCTCTCCGCCGTGTTGGAGTATGGGCGCCGGATCGGCAAGTTGGAGACGAATCCGTGTCGCGGCATCGAATACAACCCGACGCGACCGCGCCAAAAGGTTGTGCAACTGCATGAACTGGATCTCGCCGTTGAGATTGCGCGCACGCGCAAGAGCACTGGAGGCGACGACGCGGCCTCCATCTATCTGATCGCGGCGCTGTGCGCGAAGGCGGCCTATCTGACCGTCAGCCGTCCGACCGAAATGCGCGAACTGCGTCGACAGGCTGTCGGCGATATAGGGGTGACTGTACCCGTCGGCAAGCGCAAAGCAGGACAGATTCAGAAAGAAAAGCTGGTGCAATGGTCACCCGAGCTACGCGCCGTCATCGACGAAGCACTGTCGATCCAGCGCACGAAATCTCTTTATGTGTTCGGCAACACCTCGGGACAGAGTTACACCCGTAGCGGATGGAACTCAAACTGGGCGCGACTGATGAAGTATTGTGAAGAGGCGGCGCAGAAACGCGGCCTCAAGTTCGAGCGTTTCACTTTGGCCGATATGCGACCGACGGCAGTCACCGATCGCAAGGAGGAAGGTGACGATCGCATCATTGATGCGACTGGACATTCCGACGAACGGATGGTGAACCTTGTTTACGACCGACGGAAACTGCGGAAGGTGCGCCCGACGCGCTAGAGCCGGAGGAGATTTCCGGTGGTCGCATCATTCGTCTGTAGACGTTTTGTCTTCGAGTTGAGGAAACGGAGAGTCGGTCGGCAACTCTTCCGCGCGCGACTGGGTGCGCCACGTAATCGCTGTGATTTCCTTAATGCGATCGACGATCGGCTTCGCATCTACGCCAAATTTTCCGAACGCGACGCCAGCGTCCCCTATCAACCCCCAGAGCGTGTCCAGATCCGACACACGTTTATGAAGTTCGGCCTGAAGTCGCTCCAGTCGTAATAGGAGCCTTCGCTGATGCTTTTGCTCAAAATGCTGCGAATCACTGATGATCTGGCGCAGGTCATTTACGAGGTGCTGTATGCGTTCAAAATCGCCCTGCGAGAACTCATAGGCGAATGTCGAACTGATCCCTGCCCGAACTGTTGTGCGCAAGCGAGACATTCTAAGTTGCAACGCATGATGCGAACATTCTGTAGCGACGTCCGCAACGTACTTCAGGAGCGCAGCGCAATCATCACCAACGCTCCCCGTCAACTCGACTTTTATCGGAGGCGACTTCAGATCGAGGAACCCTTCTTCCACCATGCTTTCGCAAACGGCATATAGATCGAGCAGTTCGTCTCGATCCTGCTCCTCCCACTCCCGATTTCTTTGCGCAATATAACCAGATTCATTATCGAGTTCGGCGATCACACCTAACGGATCGGATTTGATGCGCTCGAACAGACTATCGTCAATCGTCAAAGTCATACACGCCCTCGCTAACAGTCGCACGAACGCAAAAAAGCCCGCACTTAGCGGGCTGCACTCTCTATGCATCTTCCAAAAATTGGAACTTCATGTTCCAAAATTCTTAAAATGCACCTTATTTTAACTGTAAGTCTTTGAATTCTTTGGGGTGGCTGATGGGACTCGAACCCACGACGACAGGAATCACAATCCTGGACTCTACCAACTGAGCTACAGCCACCACTGCACTACACCTTCACTGCCTGCCGCAGAGCGGTGCTCAGCAACGAAGAAGCGAGATTATACAAACACGAACCGTATTTGCAAAGCCCTTTATTCAAAGATTTCGCTGGGCTCGCGCAAATGCTGTCGCGCTTCGTCGAAAATCGCGAGATCGCGCGCCTGGAGCTTCTTGCTGTCCGACAGCACACGCCGCCATCCGCGCGCACCCGCCACGCCGCGATACAGCCCCAGCGCATGACGCACGATCGCGCCCGGATAGGTGCCGCGCGCGAGTTCGGCACGGCAGTATTCGATCAGCTTCGCTTCCGCTTCTTCGCGGGTCGGCGCGACATCCGTCGAGCCGTAGAAACGCGCGTCGACATCGGCGAGCACATAGGGGTTGTGATACGCCTCGCGGCCCAGCATCACGCCATCGACGTGCTGCAAGTGGGCTTCGACTTCGTCGAGCGTCTTGATCCCGCCGTTGATGATGATCTCGAGCTGCGGAAAGTCGCGCTTCAGCCGATATGCGTAGTCGTACTTGAGCGGCGGAATCTCGCGGTTCTCTTTTGGGCTGAGGCCTTTGAGGATCGCATTGCGCGCGTGCACGATGAAGACCTCGCAACCGGCCTCGGCGATCGTGCCGACGAAGTCGCGCACGAATGCGTAGTCCTCGACGTCGTCGACGCCGATCCGGTGCTTGACCGTCACGGGCACCGACACCGCGTCGCGCATCGCTTTCACGCAATCGGCGACGAGTTGCGGCTCCTTCATCAGACACGCACCGAATGCGCCGCGCTGCACACGCTCGGACGGGCAGCCGCAATTCAGATTGATCTCGTCGTAGCCCCACTGCTCGCCGAGTTTCGCCGAGCGCGCCAGATCGTCCGGCTCGCTGCCGCCGAGTTGCAACGCGACGGGAGCTTCGTCGGCGGTAAACGCGAGGTGGCGTTCGACGTCGCCATGAATCAGCGCACCCGTCGTCACCATCTCCGTATACAACCAGGTGTGCCGCGACAGCGTGCGGTGAAACGAGCGGCAGTGGCGATCAGTCCAGTCCATCATGGGCGCCACGGACACGCGGCGGGGACTGGGAACAGGCTTCGAAGACATGAGGCGGCGGACCAGAAAGAAAACAACGTGAATTCAGCCCGCAATTTTACCGCAAGCGCGCCCCGAACCCCTCGTTTTGCGCCGCAACAACCCCGGAAGCCCATGATTTACATAAGGTTTTTCAAGCCTTGGCGCTCCGTTTATAAGGGTGCATACGCGGCAAAACCCCGCCCAGCCTACCTCCCAGCATTGTTTCTAATCTCAGAATAGTAATTTCAAATTATCGGCACAAAAAATCGATAGTAGGGGTATACACTGGCTTCCATCGACGTTGCGAACAGACCGCTGCAAAGCAAAGACCGCAACGTCTTACTGAATCAAAACATTACGGAGAGTTCATCATGAAGACCAAGCTTATCGCCGCAGTTCTGATCGCCGCTTCCGCTACCCTGGCTGCTCCCGCTTTCGCAAGCGGCTACGGCCCGGCTCCGCACTACAACCCGACGGTTGGCGCTCCGGCATCGCAACAAGGCCAGAACGCGGAAACGCTCGCAGCTGAAGCGCAGCAAGCCAACGCAAACGCCTACGGCGGCGTGCAAAACGGTTCGTCGCAAGCTGGCAAGCATGAGCCCGTGACGGGCCCGGGTTCGGTGTTCTTCGGCCACTAAGCCGAAACCGGATCGCAAGCAGACAGCAGTTTCGTAGCAGGCAGTACCCAGCAGTATCGAGCAGCACTGGTAGCACGCAGTACTTGCAGTTGCAGTCGTCGTAGAAGTGGCAGCAGGTAATCGTGAAGTTGCAGTTCCAGATGTAGCAGTACCGCAATCAAGCTTGACCGTAGTAAAGCCGTACCGTTGATGGCGAAGTAGCAGTATCTGGAAGTACCAGCAGTTGGAAGTTGCCGTACCCTGGCAGTACCACGCAGTCTGTTGTTGCAGGTGTAGTTCAGCCGGATGTTCTTCTCAGAGCATCCGGCTTTGTTTTTTTCGCCGCGCAATACGGCTATCCGCCCGCCGCGAGCAGTTCGATATCGATGGCTTCGCGCGCCGCCCGAAAGCCCGCTTCGGCCGCCGCGTGCTCGGTCGGCCAGAAGCCGTCGATCGGCACCAGCCGCCAGTCCAGCATCACCGCGTCGTCCCTCAGTATGCGGAAGTGCGCTTTGACGCCCGTCAGCACCTGCTCGACGCAGACTTCCATCTCGAACTCCTTGTAGCGCTCCTGGTAGTCACCCATGTCGATGCCTTTCGGCTCCATCGCGCGCCCCTCCCGTTTCAGGTTTGCTCGCCAGAGTCTCGCAACGGGTCAATCACAATCGCCGGACAGGTATTTCCTGCCGTCGCACGTGATTTCGACGCCCGCCCCCTTCCCCGATTTCGCCACCAGGCCCGCGCCCAGCAACTCTTTTTCGACGACGGGCTGGACGGCCGGCGGCGCCTCCCCCGTTCCGATGTCGTTCAGTTGTCGCAAGGTATCGATTGCATCCGCACTCAAGGACTTCGTCATCGCAGCCTCCGCGTTCGTTGGCGGCGCGTCCCCTGTACGGCAACGCGCCAGTCGATGCTGAATTCATGCTAGCACTTCCAGCCGCCATTGCCGGGGCGCGATGCGCCCGCGCACCCGCCTGTCAGCGCGGAAACGCACGGCCCGCAGGGGCTGGCACGCGCCTAGCGACAATGAAAAAAACGCAGGGAGAATCCGATGATTGCGACGATGGTGAAATTCAGACGTCATGCATGGGCGTCGATAGGAAGCGCCGCCGTGCTGGCGGCATCGGCGGGTGTCGCGCAGGTGGCGTGGGGCCAGACCGTGGCGCCGCAGCCAGGCGGCACGCCGATGGTGAAACCGCCGCCCGCGGCGGCCTCAGGCGCGGCGAGCGCGACCAATCCCGACAACATGCCCGTCAAGAAGCCACGCAAGCCGCCCGACGACGACATGTCGGTTCATCCGCCCGCCAGCGCGACCAACGCGAAATAGCAGGCGGCGCGTGAACCGGCGACGCGCGGCGGCTACCACAACCGCCGCGCGTCAAAGGCAAAAGCACACGCACGCGTTACAGGCGCGCAATCGAGACCTCCGTCGACTTGACGAGCGCGACCACTTCCGCGCCGACCTTCAGTTCGAGTTCGTCGATCGAGCGCGTCGTGATGACCGACGTGACGATGCCGAACGGCGTATCGACGTCGACTTCGGACACGACGGGTCCGCGGATGATTTCCTTCACTTTGCCTTTGAACTGGTTGCGTACGTTAATCGCGGAAATGCTCATATCGGATAGCTCCGGTGGGTCGATGAAAAAGTATCCAGCCAGCGTTCAAACTGCCCAGCGGATATCGCGTGCATGCACGGTGCGGCCTTCCTGAGGCGCGGGTTCGCCGGTTGCGCGTGTCTTCATCACACGCTGCAACACGCGCTCCTCGATCTGCGCGAACGCCGCTGTCGCCCGTTCGCGCGGCCGCGCGAGCGGCACGGGCTGATCGAGCGCGATCCTGCCCTCCTCGATCAGCAAAATGCGATCGGCGAGCGCAACGGCTTCCTGCACGTCGTGCGTGACGAGCAGCGCGGTGAAACGGTGCTCGCGCCACAGGCGCTCGATCAGCGCGTGCATTTCGATGCGCGTCAACGCGTCGAGCGCGCCGAGCGGCTCGTCGAGCAACAGCAATTGCGGCCGATGCACGAGCGCGCGCGCCAGCGCGACGCGCTGCCGCTGGCCGCCCGACAACTGCGCGGGCCAGTCGTTGGCGCGTTCGAGCAGGCCGACTTCGTCGAGCACCGCGCGCGCTTTGTCCCGCGATGCGCGCCCAAGGCCCAGCATCACGTTCTGCAGCACGGTCTTCCACGGCAGCAGACGCGCGTCCTGAAACATGATCCGCGTGTCGAAGGGCTGCGAGCCGTCGGCGTGCTTGTCGAGCGTGCCCGAGGTCGGCGCTTCGAGACCCGCGATCAGCCGCAGCAGCGTCGATTTTCCGCAGCCGCTGCGCCCGACGATCGACACGAAGCTGCCGCGCTCGATCGACAGATCGAAATCCGCGAGCACCGCGCGCTCGCCGTAGCGCTTGCCGACGCCGCGCAACTCGACCGAAATATCCTGCTTTTCACGCGCGATCTCGCGCAGCGCGGGAGCTTGCGTCGACGCAAGCTCATGCGTGCCCAGTTGCCGCAGTTCGGCTTCGAGATCCGCGCCCGCAATGCCGCCAAACGATGCGGACAAGGTGCTTGCACTCATGCTTTCGTTCCTCGTTGATAGGCAGGATGCCAGCGCAGGGACACGCGCTCGAGCCCTTTCGCGAGCATGTCGGCGAGCTTGCCGAGCGCCGCGTACAGCAGAATCCCGACCACCACCACATCCGTTTGCAGAAACTCGCGAGCGTTCATCGTCATGTAGCCGATGCCCGATTGCGCGGAGATCGTCTCCGCAACGATCAGCGTGACCCACATCAGTCCGAACGCGAAACGCACGCCGACGAGGATCGACGGCAACGCGCCCGGCAGGATCACGTCGCGATACAGCGCAAAACCCTTCACGCCGTAGCTGCGCGCCATTTCGATCAGATTGGCGTCGACGGAACGGATGCCGTGATACGTGTTCACGTAGATCGGAAAGAACACGCCCAGCGACACCAGAAACACCTTCGCCTCTTCCTCGATACCGAACCAGAGGATCACGAGCGGAATCATCGCGAGCGCGGGGATGTTGCGGATCATCTGCACGGTCGTGTCGAGCGCGATATCGACGGGCCGGAACAGTCCCGTCGCGAGCCCGAGCACGAAACCAATGCCGCCGCCGATCGCGAACCCCGACACCGCGCGCCACGTGCTGACCTTCACGTCCGCCCACATTTCACCCGATTGGATCAGCGACCACGCCGCCTTCACGACGGCGAGCGGCTCGGGCAGCACGCGCGTGGACAGCACGCCGCTGCGCGCGGCGATTTCCCACGCGAGCAGAATGACGAGCGGCACGATCCACGGCGCGACTCTAAGTGCGAGCGGCCCGAGATTCAGGCGCGCGAAACTGACACTCGCAGCACGGTTGCCGGAAACAGTCGACATAAACGAGCACTCCTTTGCTGAACGATGCGTCGTTGAGCATCGCCTCTGGACAACGAATCAGCTTTGCGACGCCTTCGGCGCATAGTTGTTGCCGACGATTTCGCCGAACGGCCCCGACAGCGGAAGGTTCCCGCTCACGCTCGAGCGCTGCCGCCCCGGCAGCAGCGGGAACACGAGTTCTGCGAAGCGGTACGATTCCTCGAGGTGCGGATAGCCGGACAGAATGAACGTCTCGATGCCGAGGTCCGCGTATTCCTGCATGCGCGCCGCAACCTGCTCCGGACTGCCGACGAGCGCCGTGCCCGCGCCGCCGCGCACGAGCCCGACGCCCGCCCACAGGTTCGGATACACCTCCAGGTCCTCGCGCGTGCCGCGCTTGCCGCCGTGCAGCGCGGCCATGCGCCGCTGGCCTTCGGAATCCATCTTCGAGAACGACGCCTGCGCGCGTGCGACCGTTTCGTCGTCGAGCTTGCTAATGAGCTTGTCGGCGGCTGCCCACGCTTCGTCTTCCGTCTCGCGCACGATCACATGCAGGCGAATCCCGAACCTGATCTGGCGGCCGTGCTGTGCGGCGCGCGCGCGGATGTCGGCGATCTTCTTCGCCACCGCCTCGGGCGGCTCGCCCCACGTCAGATACGTGTCGATGTGCTCGCCCGCCATCTCATGCGCCGCCGGCGACGAGCCGCCGAACCACAGCGGCGGATGCGGGTCCTGCACGGGCGGATACAGCACCTTGCCGCCCTTCGAGGTCAGATGCTTGCCGACGAAATCGAAGCTCTCGCCCTGATGCGCGCTCGACAGCAGGCCGCGCCAGATACGCAGAAACTCGTCGGTGATTTCGTAGCGCGTGTCGTGATCGACGAACAGCCCGTCGCCTTCGAGTTCGGCCGCGTCGCCGCCCGTCACGACGTTGATCAGCAGACGTCCGCCCGACAGGCGGTCGAAGGTCGACGCCATGCGCGCCGACAGCCCCGGCGACGAGATCCCCGGACGAATCGCGACGAGAAACTTCAGGCGCTTCGTGGCGGGAATCAGGCTCGAGGCGACGACCCATGCGTCTTCGCACGAGCGGCCCGTCGGCAGCAGCAC
This is a stretch of genomic DNA from Paraburkholderia caribensis. It encodes these proteins:
- the ssuD gene encoding FMNH2-dependent alkanesulfonate monooxygenase, producing the protein MNVFWFIPTHGDSRYLGTSQGARAADYDYFRQIAVAADTLGYEGVLLPTGRSCEDAWVVASSLIPATKRLKFLVAIRPGISSPGLSARMASTFDRLSGGRLLINVVTGGDAAELEGDGLFVDHDTRYEITDEFLRIWRGLLSSAHQGESFDFVGKHLTSKGGKVLYPPVQDPHPPLWFGGSSPAAHEMAGEHIDTYLTWGEPPEAVAKKIADIRARAAQHGRQIRFGIRLHVIVRETEDEAWAAADKLISKLDDETVARAQASFSKMDSEGQRRMAALHGGKRGTREDLEVYPNLWAGVGLVRGGAGTALVGSPEQVAARMQEYADLGIETFILSGYPHLEESYRFAELVFPLLPGRQRSSVSGNLPLSGPFGEIVGNNYAPKASQS
- a CDS encoding TOBE domain-containing protein gives rise to the protein MSISAINVRNQFKGKVKEIIRGPVVSEVDVDTPFGIVTSVITTRSIDELELKVGAEVVALVKSTEVSIARL
- the ssuC gene encoding aliphatic sulfonate ABC transporter permease SsuC, yielding MSTVSGNRAASVSFARLNLGPLALRVAPWIVPLVILLAWEIAARSGVLSTRVLPEPLAVVKAAWSLIQSGEMWADVKVSTWRAVSGFAIGGGIGFVLGLATGLFRPVDIALDTTVQMIRNIPALAMIPLVILWFGIEEEAKVFLVSLGVFFPIYVNTYHGIRSVDANLIEMARSYGVKGFALYRDVILPGALPSILVGVRFAFGLMWVTLIVAETISAQSGIGYMTMNAREFLQTDVVVVGILLYAALGKLADMLAKGLERVSLRWHPAYQRGTKA
- the dusA gene encoding tRNA dihydrouridine(20/20a) synthase DusA — its product is MSSKPVPSPRRVSVAPMMDWTDRHCRSFHRTLSRHTWLYTEMVTTGALIHGDVERHLAFTADEAPVALQLGGSEPDDLARSAKLGEQWGYDEINLNCGCPSERVQRGAFGACLMKEPQLVADCVKAMRDAVSVPVTVKHRIGVDDVEDYAFVRDFVGTIAEAGCEVFIVHARNAILKGLSPKENREIPPLKYDYAYRLKRDFPQLEIIINGGIKTLDEVEAHLQHVDGVMLGREAYHNPYVLADVDARFYGSTDVAPTREEAEAKLIEYCRAELARGTYPGAIVRHALGLYRGVAGARGWRRVLSDSKKLQARDLAIFDEARQHLREPSEIFE
- a CDS encoding ATP-binding cassette domain-containing protein gives rise to the protein MSASTLSASFGGIAGADLEAELRQLGTHELASTQAPALREIAREKQDISVELRGVGKRYGERAVLADFDLSIERGSFVSIVGRSGCGKSTLLRLIAGLEAPTSGTLDKHADGSQPFDTRIMFQDARLLPWKTVLQNVMLGLGRASRDKARAVLDEVGLLERANDWPAQLSGGQRQRVALARALVHRPQLLLLDEPLGALDALTRIEMHALIERLWREHRFTALLVTHDVQEAVALADRILLIEEGRIALDQPVPLARPRERATAAFAQIEERVLQRVMKTRATGEPAPQEGRTVHARDIRWAV
- a CDS encoding site-specific integrase, coding for MIGRRKSPDGLPFRLYARYGKHKVSFAYKLPNGKWAFRLTAPVHNKEAVADIRKEAIERAEALNGNAVEPGTTEDLVKKYFTWQDAMPVTDERRKAQSTLDENQNEAKNLNKVFGKMAPQSIKPAHVYGYLDKRAQNGAPAKANKEIALLSAVLEYGRRIGKLETNPCRGIEYNPTRPRQKVVQLHELDLAVEIARTRKSTGGDDAASIYLIAALCAKAAYLTVSRPTEMRELRRQAVGDIGVTVPVGKRKAGQIQKEKLVQWSPELRAVIDEALSIQRTKSLYVFGNTSGQSYTRSGWNSNWARLMKYCEEAAQKRGLKFERFTLADMRPTAVTDRKEEGDDRIIDATGHSDERMVNLVYDRRKLRKVRPTR